A single window of Streptomyces sudanensis DNA harbors:
- a CDS encoding aminotransferase class I/II-fold pyridoxal phosphate-dependent enzyme, with translation MDHSRVPVLEALEEFRRRGDAVYGPPGHKQGLGVDPRVLEVLGEGLFRADVLSLNGLDDRRESRGVLARAQELMADAVGAEHAFFSTCGSSLSVRTAMLAVAGPGEKLLLSRNAHKSVIAAVIVNGVEPVWVHPKWDAERHLAHPPEPDDVRRSLRAHPDAKGMLLITPTDWGSCADVRGAAEACHAHDVPLIVDEAWGAHLPFHPALPAWGMDAGADLVVTSVHKMGGAVEQSSVFHLQGDRVSPEVLRQREDLLATTSSSSLVFATLDGWRRQMVEQGHDLLEGALRRAGRVREAVAGMPGLRLMDDAVVREGLAAEIDPLKITVDVRELGVSGMQAAEWLRAERHVDIGAADSCRISAILTHADDDRTENVLCDALRALVEGADSIERPRPVLLPEPGVLELEQAVLPRTAFFGEAEHVPAEKAAGRVAAETISPYPPGVPVVAPGEVITAEVVDYLRSGVAAGMLVPDAADGSLETFRVLAE, from the coding sequence ATGGATCACTCTCGGGTCCCGGTCCTCGAAGCCCTGGAGGAGTTCAGGCGGCGCGGCGACGCGGTGTACGGGCCGCCGGGGCACAAGCAGGGGCTCGGAGTCGACCCGAGGGTGCTGGAGGTCCTCGGGGAGGGGCTGTTCCGGGCCGACGTGCTGTCGCTGAACGGACTGGACGACCGCCGCGAGTCGCGAGGGGTGCTCGCCCGGGCCCAGGAGCTGATGGCGGACGCGGTGGGAGCGGAGCACGCCTTCTTCTCCACCTGCGGCAGCTCCCTGTCGGTGAGGACCGCGATGCTCGCGGTGGCCGGGCCCGGTGAGAAGCTGCTGCTGTCCCGCAACGCCCACAAGTCGGTGATCGCGGCGGTGATCGTCAACGGGGTGGAGCCGGTGTGGGTCCACCCGAAGTGGGACGCGGAGCGGCACCTGGCGCACCCCCCGGAGCCGGACGACGTGCGCCGCTCCCTGCGGGCCCACCCGGACGCCAAGGGGATGCTGCTGATCACCCCCACCGACTGGGGGTCCTGCGCGGACGTCCGCGGCGCCGCCGAGGCGTGCCACGCGCACGACGTCCCGCTGATCGTCGACGAGGCGTGGGGCGCCCACCTGCCGTTCCATCCGGCGCTGCCGGCCTGGGGCATGGACGCCGGGGCCGACCTGGTCGTGACCAGCGTGCACAAGATGGGCGGGGCGGTCGAGCAGAGCTCCGTCTTCCACCTCCAGGGCGACCGGGTGTCGCCCGAGGTGCTCCGCCAGCGGGAGGACCTGCTGGCCACGACCAGCTCGTCGTCGCTGGTGTTCGCGACGCTCGACGGGTGGCGCCGCCAGATGGTCGAGCAGGGCCACGACCTGCTGGAGGGCGCGCTGCGCCGGGCGGGGCGCGTGCGGGAGGCCGTCGCGGGCATGCCGGGGCTGCGCCTCATGGACGACGCCGTCGTCCGGGAGGGCCTGGCGGCGGAGATCGACCCGCTGAAGATCACCGTCGACGTGCGGGAGCTGGGCGTCAGCGGGATGCAGGCCGCCGAGTGGCTGCGGGCGGAGCGCCACGTCGACATCGGCGCGGCCGACTCGTGCCGGATCAGCGCGATCCTCACCCACGCCGACGACGACCGGACCGAGAACGTGCTGTGCGACGCCCTGCGCGCGCTGGTCGAGGGCGCGGACTCCATCGAGCGGCCGCGGCCGGTGCTGCTGCCCGAGCCGGGCGTGCTGGAGCTGGAGCAGGCGGTGCTGCCCCGCACGGCGTTCTTCGGCGAGGCGGAGCACGTGCCGGCGGAGAAGGCCGCGGGCCGGGTCGCCGCGGAGACGATCAGCCCCTACCCGCCGGGCGTCCCGGTCGTCGCGCCCGGTGAGGTCATCACGGCGGAGGTGGTCGACTACCTGCGCAGCGGGGTCGCCGCGGGGATGCTGGTGCCCGACGCGGCCGACGGGTCGCTGGAGACGTTCCGGGTCCTCGCGGAGTGA
- a CDS encoding gas vesicle protein K, with amino-acid sequence MSGTHPRRRVELDPDSVERDLARLVLTVIELLRELMERQALRRVEEGGLTEDQEERIGMTLMLLEDRMEVLRNRFGLEPEDLNIDLGPLGPLL; translated from the coding sequence GTGAGCGGGACGCACCCGCGCCGCCGGGTGGAGCTCGACCCGGACTCCGTGGAGCGGGACCTCGCCCGCCTGGTCCTCACGGTGATCGAGCTGCTGCGGGAGCTGATGGAGCGCCAGGCGCTGCGCCGGGTGGAGGAGGGCGGCCTGACGGAGGACCAGGAGGAGCGCATCGGCATGACGCTGATGCTGCTGGAGGACCGCATGGAGGTCCTGCGGAACCGGTTCGGGCTGGAACCGGAGGACCTGAACATCGACCTGGGGCCGCTCGGCCCGCTGCTGTGA
- a CDS encoding gas vesicle protein, with product MSVEHRRVALVDLLDRLLAGGVVLTGDLTLSIADVDLVRVDLKALISSVGDGMPAPWERPA from the coding sequence GTGAGCGTGGAGCACCGCAGGGTCGCCCTGGTCGACCTGCTGGACCGGCTGCTCGCCGGCGGGGTCGTCCTCACCGGCGACCTGACGCTCAGCATCGCCGACGTGGACCTCGTGCGGGTCGACCTGAAGGCGCTGATCAGCTCGGTCGGCGACGGGATGCCGGCGCCGTGGGAGCGGCCGGCGTGA
- a CDS encoding GvpL/GvpF family gas vesicle protein, with translation MSTLAPSLRYVYAVCRPFDGVLPEGAAGITGEPPRLLHHGDLVAVVDAVPAEDFEEEPLRARLEDLDWLAATARCHDAVLAALTAVTSPLPLRLATVCRDDSGVRRLLDEGHERFTRALERLDGRVEWGVKVYAQTTPAARPATPREAPSGAVGGREYLRRRLRERSGREEGRQRAEDAARTLHARLSAHAEAAVLHPPQDPRLTGDTGGVNVLNAAYLVAREQAEGFVALVDRATGEEGVRVELTGPWAPYSFAGIAEEEEAA, from the coding sequence ATGAGCACCCTCGCCCCGTCCCTGCGCTATGTGTACGCCGTGTGCCGGCCCTTCGACGGGGTCCTCCCGGAGGGCGCCGCCGGGATCACCGGGGAGCCTCCCCGGCTGCTCCACCACGGCGACCTGGTCGCCGTGGTGGACGCGGTCCCCGCCGAGGACTTCGAGGAGGAGCCCCTGCGCGCCCGGCTGGAGGACCTGGACTGGCTGGCCGCCACCGCACGCTGCCACGACGCCGTCCTGGCGGCCCTCACCGCGGTCACCTCCCCCCTGCCGCTCCGGCTCGCCACGGTGTGCCGCGACGACAGCGGGGTGCGGCGGCTGCTGGACGAGGGGCACGAGCGGTTCACCCGGGCCCTGGAGCGCCTCGACGGGCGGGTCGAGTGGGGCGTGAAGGTGTACGCGCAGACGACACCCGCCGCCCGGCCCGCCACCCCCCGGGAGGCGCCGTCCGGAGCGGTCGGCGGACGGGAGTACCTGCGCCGGCGGCTGCGGGAGCGCAGCGGCCGGGAGGAGGGCCGGCAGCGCGCCGAGGACGCGGCCCGCACGCTGCACGCCCGGCTCTCCGCGCACGCCGAGGCGGCGGTCCTCCACCCGCCGCAGGACCCGCGGCTCACCGGCGACACGGGCGGGGTGAACGTCCTGAACGCCGCCTACCTCGTCGCCCGCGAGCAGGCCGAGGGCTTCGTCGCCCTCGTGGACCGGGCGACCGGGGAGGAGGGCGTGCGGGTCGAGCTGACCGGGCCGTGGGCGCCGTACTCGTTCGCCGGGATCGCGGAGGAGGAGGAAGCGGCGTGA
- a CDS encoding gas vesicle protein, with the protein MTTPTRSPSPFAPEGGGANLADILERVLDKGVVIAGDIRINLLDIELLTIKLRLVVASVERAQEMGIDWWRHDPALSSQARPDALASENEELRRRIAELEERTA; encoded by the coding sequence ATGACGACACCCACCCGTTCACCCTCCCCGTTCGCGCCCGAGGGCGGTGGCGCGAACCTCGCGGACATCCTGGAACGCGTCCTGGACAAGGGCGTCGTCATCGCGGGCGACATCCGCATCAACCTGCTCGACATCGAGCTGCTGACCATCAAGCTGCGGCTCGTCGTGGCCTCGGTGGAGCGTGCGCAGGAGATGGGCATCGACTGGTGGCGCCACGACCCGGCGCTCTCCTCGCAAGCCCGTCCCGACGCGCTGGCCAGCGAGAACGAGGAACTGCGGCGGCGCATCGCCGAACTGGAGGAGCGTACGGCATGA
- a CDS encoding gas vesicle protein GvpG, with translation MGLLGELLLLPAAPLRGTAWVLRRVVEEAERQYYDPAAVRRELARLTERLEAGEIDEETFDRLEDELLDRLEKGAGGP, from the coding sequence GTGGGCCTGCTCGGAGAGCTGCTCCTGCTGCCCGCCGCGCCGCTGCGCGGTACCGCCTGGGTGCTGCGGCGGGTGGTGGAGGAGGCGGAACGGCAGTACTACGACCCGGCCGCCGTCCGCCGTGAACTCGCCCGTCTCACCGAGCGGCTGGAGGCCGGAGAGATCGACGAGGAGACGTTCGACCGGCTGGAGGACGAACTCCTCGACCGACTGGAGAAAGGGGCCGGGGGCCCATGA
- a CDS encoding GvpL/GvpF family gas vesicle protein: MSTYVYGIIRSSHPSLPEKLDGVGDPPHPVRVLTHGGVAALVSDAPENLRPKRRDLLAHQNVLAEAGAQGTVLPLRFGGVSPDDDAVLAVLRDREEHYLERLKSLDGKVEYNVKAAHDEEAVLHQVLADNPELRAMSQEQRAAGGGTYEQKLALGERIAAAVKHREARDAVLVQEALEGAATECRPGPDNTGRLANLSFLVERDRAGSFTDAVDALGKEHGHLVLQVNGPLPPYSFVE, translated from the coding sequence GTGAGCACGTACGTCTACGGCATCATCCGCAGCTCGCACCCCTCGCTCCCGGAGAAGCTGGACGGCGTGGGGGACCCGCCCCACCCCGTGCGGGTCCTCACCCACGGTGGGGTCGCCGCGCTGGTGAGCGACGCGCCCGAGAACCTGCGGCCGAAGCGGCGGGACCTGCTGGCCCATCAGAACGTGCTCGCCGAGGCGGGCGCGCAGGGCACGGTCCTCCCGCTGCGGTTCGGCGGGGTCTCCCCCGACGACGACGCCGTCCTGGCCGTCCTGCGGGACCGCGAGGAGCACTACCTGGAGCGGCTCAAGAGCCTCGACGGCAAGGTCGAGTACAACGTGAAGGCGGCCCACGACGAGGAGGCCGTGCTCCACCAGGTCCTCGCCGACAACCCGGAGCTGCGGGCGATGAGCCAGGAGCAGCGGGCGGCGGGCGGCGGCACGTACGAGCAGAAGCTCGCCCTCGGCGAGCGCATCGCGGCGGCCGTCAAGCACCGGGAGGCCCGCGACGCGGTCCTGGTGCAGGAGGCCCTGGAGGGGGCCGCGACGGAGTGCCGGCCCGGCCCGGACAACACCGGCCGGCTGGCGAACCTGTCCTTCCTCGTCGAGCGGGACCGGGCGGGCTCGTTCACGGACGCGGTCGACGCGCTGGGCAAGGAGCACGGGCACCTGGTGCTCCAGGTGAACGGGCCGCTCCCGCCGTACAGCTTCGTGGAGTAG
- the gvpJ gene encoding gas vesicle protein GvpJ has product MTVDTRSTTGGGGSSGLYDVLELVLDRGLVIDAFVRVSLVGIEILKVDVRVVVASVDTYLRFAEACNRLDLETGRKAPAQLTDVVEDMTKSGSHGKTKGALQGAAQTVSETLGRSSSRQEKKEEQEK; this is encoded by the coding sequence ATGACGGTTGACACCCGATCCACTACGGGCGGCGGCGGCAGCAGCGGTCTGTACGACGTCCTGGAACTCGTCCTCGACCGGGGACTGGTCATCGACGCGTTCGTGCGCGTCTCGCTCGTCGGCATCGAGATCCTCAAGGTCGACGTGCGGGTCGTCGTCGCCAGCGTCGACACGTACCTGCGCTTCGCCGAGGCCTGCAACCGCCTCGACCTGGAGACCGGCCGCAAGGCGCCGGCGCAGCTCACCGACGTCGTCGAGGACATGACCAAGTCCGGGTCCCACGGCAAGACCAAGGGCGCGCTGCAGGGCGCGGCGCAGACGGTCTCCGAGACCCTCGGCCGCTCCTCGTCCCGCCAGGAGAAGAAGGAGGAACAGGAGAAGTGA
- a CDS encoding gas vesicle protein, with protein MASTPETLRLGCEQLAQLIGQQPESVSSFQRTDDGWRLNVEVVEVSRIPDTTSLLSSYEVELDEDGGLTGYRRVRRYERGRADDQGR; from the coding sequence ATGGCCAGTACACCCGAAACCCTGAGACTCGGCTGCGAGCAGCTCGCCCAACTCATCGGGCAGCAACCGGAGTCCGTCTCGTCCTTCCAGCGCACCGACGACGGCTGGCGGTTGAACGTCGAGGTCGTCGAGGTGTCCCGCATTCCCGACACGACGAGCCTGCTCTCCTCGTACGAGGTGGAGCTCGACGAGGACGGCGGCCTCACCGGCTACCGGCGCGTCCGCCGCTACGAGCGGGGCCGGGCCGACGACCAGGGCCGCTGA
- a CDS encoding GlsB/YeaQ/YmgE family stress response membrane protein, whose product MGIIAWILIGLIAGMIAKALMPGRDPGGAIITMLIGIAGGLLGGWLGKVLFGVDSIDGFFDLSTWIAAIIGSVILLAVYRMVTGSHRTRRHA is encoded by the coding sequence ATGGGAATCATCGCGTGGATACTCATAGGGCTGATCGCCGGCATGATCGCCAAGGCCCTGATGCCGGGGCGCGACCCCGGCGGCGCCATCATCACCATGCTCATCGGTATCGCCGGTGGTCTCCTCGGCGGCTGGCTGGGCAAGGTCCTCTTCGGGGTCGACTCCATCGACGGCTTCTTCGACCTCTCCACCTGGATCGCCGCCATCATCGGCTCGGTGATCCTGCTCGCCGTGTACCGGATGGTCACCGGTTCCCACCGGACCCGCCGGCACGCCTGA
- a CDS encoding WhiB family transcriptional regulator: protein MEDWRQSAACRDEDPDLFFPVGTSGPALMQAEQAKRVCTGCPVREPCLRWALDAGQDFGVWGGTGEDERRALRRREARAARRAAG from the coding sequence GTGGAGGACTGGCGACAGTCGGCCGCGTGCCGCGACGAGGACCCGGACCTGTTCTTCCCCGTGGGAACCAGCGGCCCGGCGCTGATGCAGGCCGAGCAGGCGAAGCGCGTCTGCACGGGCTGCCCGGTGCGCGAACCGTGCCTGCGGTGGGCCCTGGACGCCGGGCAGGACTTCGGCGTGTGGGGCGGCACCGGCGAGGACGAACGGCGCGCGCTGCGCCGCCGCGAGGCCCGCGCCGCCCGCCGGGCGGCCGGCTGA
- a CDS encoding acetoacetate decarboxylase family protein has product MTESHPPPPWHLRGTMHAALWPVPERRLPRWPLPAGVDALRIGRRCAVVTFWVDYRPGGTLAYRELLVALAVRRGRSLGGCAVEAWVDDPRSLAGGRALWGIPKRPATFAFTRPAPGLLDTAMRTDASPAHSHPAPRVSALHRPLLRLPGRLPLRARLFQPAPDGRGEPVEVPLRVSGTPWLTRTRLRTAPAAPLGYLAGLRPLAACSLRDFDFAIAPARSVRQG; this is encoded by the coding sequence ATGACGGAGAGCCACCCGCCGCCCCCCTGGCACCTGCGCGGGACCATGCACGCCGCGCTGTGGCCGGTGCCCGAGCGCCGCCTCCCGCGCTGGCCCCTGCCGGCCGGGGTGGACGCGCTGCGGATCGGACGGCGGTGCGCGGTGGTGACCTTCTGGGTGGACTACCGGCCGGGCGGCACGCTGGCCTACCGCGAACTGCTGGTCGCCCTGGCCGTACGGCGCGGCCGGTCCCTCGGCGGCTGCGCGGTGGAGGCGTGGGTGGACGACCCCCGGTCCCTGGCCGGGGGCAGGGCCCTGTGGGGCATCCCCAAGCGCCCCGCGACGTTCGCTTTCACCCGGCCGGCCCCGGGGCTGCTGGACACCGCGATGCGCACCGACGCCTCCCCGGCGCACTCCCACCCGGCCCCGAGGGTGAGCGCCCTGCACCGCCCGCTCCTGCGCCTCCCCGGCCGACTCCCGCTGCGGGCCCGCCTGTTCCAGCCCGCCCCGGACGGGCGGGGCGAACCGGTCGAGGTGCCGCTCCGCGTGTCCGGGACGCCCTGGCTCACCCGTACGCGCCTGCGCACCGCCCCGGCCGCCCCGCTCGGCTACCTGGCGGGACTGCGCCCCCTGGCCGCGTGCTCGCTGCGGGACTTCGACTTCGCCATCGCCCCGGCCCGGAGCGTCCGGCAAGGGTGA
- a CDS encoding winged helix-turn-helix domain-containing protein has translation MELDRSIPFAGQVADDLRRRLDAGEWKSGDKFPGTVAIAAEYDISQSTAVRAVGVLVSEGRLRKVIPRGFFVM, from the coding sequence ATGGAGCTAGACCGTTCGATTCCGTTTGCCGGGCAGGTTGCCGACGACCTGCGCCGACGCCTCGACGCCGGTGAGTGGAAGTCGGGCGACAAGTTTCCCGGCACCGTGGCCATTGCGGCGGAGTACGACATCAGCCAGTCGACGGCCGTGCGCGCCGTCGGCGTGCTGGTGTCGGAGGGCAGGTTGCGCAAGGTGATCCCGCGCGGGTTCTTCGTGATGTGA
- a CDS encoding VOC family protein: MVSMVQNMAIDCADAYGLARFWSGVTGRPLHPESRPGDPEVQVPLAEGLVLYFNQVPEAKTAKNRIHLCLRPETSREQEVERLLGLGATLFADHRNPDGSGWVVLADPEGNEFCVLRSESDRAAAAP; the protein is encoded by the coding sequence ATGGTCTCGATGGTGCAGAACATGGCGATCGACTGTGCGGATGCCTACGGGCTGGCCCGTTTCTGGAGCGGCGTGACCGGTCGTCCGCTGCATCCGGAGAGCAGGCCGGGTGACCCGGAGGTCCAGGTGCCCCTGGCGGAGGGCCTGGTGCTGTACTTCAACCAGGTACCCGAGGCCAAGACGGCCAAGAACCGGATCCATCTGTGCCTGCGCCCCGAGACCTCGCGCGAGCAGGAGGTGGAACGGCTGCTGGGTCTCGGCGCCACCCTCTTCGCCGACCACCGGAATCCCGACGGCTCCGGCTGGGTGGTCCTCGCCGACCCCGAGGGCAACGAGTTCTGCGTCCTGCGCAGCGAGTCCGACCGGGCCGCCGCAGCTCCCTGA
- a CDS encoding GntR family transcriptional regulator gives MELDPTRAKWTQIAAEVERRIDAGTYPAGSKLPGILALCAEFDVAQVTARKALADLRERGLIRTENGIGSFVN, from the coding sequence GTGGAACTGGACCCGACCCGAGCGAAGTGGACGCAGATCGCCGCTGAGGTCGAGCGGCGCATCGACGCCGGCACGTACCCGGCGGGATCGAAGCTGCCCGGCATCCTGGCGCTGTGCGCCGAGTTCGACGTAGCTCAGGTGACAGCGCGAAAGGCTCTCGCCGATCTACGCGAGCGTGGACTCATCCGCACCGAGAACGGTATCGGGTCGTTCGTCAACTAG
- a CDS encoding antibiotic biosynthesis monooxygenase family protein — MTDNGITLIDAWELPEDRIDESVARWRERVTLIRTAPGFRDARLHRRVHPESRLGLVNVAHWDSVEARDEALAHPDFTASAATAAGYATVHGGWYQVAAEWATVEGSAGEGPGITLINAFELPAERIDEWLPHRLDQAELMSKAPGFRDSRLHRAVAPDTRFQLVDIAHWDSPEAWHAADSGSRLRQPPSTSPDFAVATPALFRVVAGF, encoded by the coding sequence GTGACTGACAACGGAATCACCCTGATCGACGCGTGGGAACTGCCCGAGGACCGGATCGACGAATCCGTCGCACGCTGGCGGGAGCGCGTCACCCTCATCCGCACCGCCCCCGGATTCCGGGACGCGCGGCTGCACCGCAGAGTGCACCCGGAGTCCCGGCTCGGCCTGGTCAATGTGGCGCACTGGGACAGCGTCGAAGCCCGGGACGAGGCGCTGGCGCATCCCGACTTCACCGCGTCGGCGGCCACCGCGGCCGGTTACGCCACCGTGCACGGCGGCTGGTACCAGGTGGCGGCCGAATGGGCCACCGTGGAGGGCAGTGCGGGCGAAGGACCGGGGATCACCCTCATCAACGCCTTCGAGCTGCCCGCCGAGCGGATCGACGAGTGGCTGCCGCACCGGCTCGACCAGGCGGAGCTGATGAGCAAGGCGCCCGGTTTCCGGGACAGCCGGCTGCACCGTGCGGTGGCCCCGGACACCCGCTTCCAGCTGGTCGACATCGCGCACTGGGACAGCCCCGAGGCGTGGCACGCGGCGGACAGCGGCTCCCGCCTCCGGCAGCCCCCGTCCACCTCCCCCGACTTCGCCGTCGCCACCCCCGCCCTCTTCCGGGTCGTCGCCGGATTCTGA
- a CDS encoding DinB family protein: MSMPSPGPVTRDLLETFDEVCSRILARLDGLTDAEYLWEPATPCRTVRAGADGVFRADPRPTGAPRPAPFTTIAWRTWHIGADCLRGYGRFFGDRQQGDDERHRWPGTAVEGVRAMVGDWTRFRSRVGSLGDDRLLEPMGSRAGVYGHESYLLLALHALDEVAHHGAELGVLRDLHLHGFTAERGPAAT; the protein is encoded by the coding sequence ATGTCCATGCCCTCGCCCGGCCCCGTCACCCGCGATCTGCTCGAAACCTTCGACGAGGTGTGCTCCAGGATCCTCGCGCGCCTCGACGGCCTCACCGACGCCGAGTACCTCTGGGAGCCCGCCACCCCGTGCAGGACGGTCCGGGCCGGCGCGGACGGCGTGTTCCGTGCCGACCCCCGGCCCACGGGCGCCCCCCGCCCGGCGCCGTTCACGACGATCGCCTGGCGGACCTGGCACATCGGGGCCGACTGCCTGCGCGGTTACGGCCGCTTCTTCGGGGACCGGCAGCAGGGCGACGACGAGCGCCACCGGTGGCCGGGCACGGCGGTGGAGGGCGTCCGGGCGATGGTCGGCGACTGGACCCGGTTCCGCAGCCGGGTCGGGTCCCTCGGCGACGACCGCCTCCTCGAACCCATGGGCTCCCGCGCGGGCGTGTACGGCCACGAGAGCTACCTGCTGCTGGCCCTGCACGCCCTGGACGAGGTCGCCCACCACGGTGCCGAACTCGGCGTCCTGCGCGACCTGCACCTCCACGGCTTCACCGCGGAACGAGGGCCGGCGGCGACGTAG
- a CDS encoding lipase family protein: MRIRRTSPAGTARLALAALGTAALLLTSSAPAGAHGPRPSAAPGTLMAVEEEGRLSAADVSEALRNAGIDTTRVRYGATWYRVLYRTTGSDGSPTTASQLVVLPHSRETSLPVVSWLHGTTVHRGEVASVNPASNDRRAALLLASTGRAVSAPDYVGLGRGEGFHPYGDTAATVSASVDALRAARTLALSAGRTLRPEVAVSGFSQGAQATMTVGRALQRKGGAPHFRLGALAPVSGPFHVSAFEAAAADDAVAHSSLYLAYFVTAWNRMYGLYDTPSEAFRAPYDQRIEELFDGDHTARELMAALPATSKELFTAAFLERIRNPDGALARELRRLDRVCDWRPDAPVHLFHARGDRDVAFAHAEHCAAQLEGRRADHRLTDLGDLDHNTSVKRALPRIVDFLDRQAR; the protein is encoded by the coding sequence ATGCGAATCCGACGCACCTCGCCCGCGGGAACGGCCCGCCTCGCCCTCGCCGCCCTGGGCACCGCCGCGCTCCTCCTCACCTCCTCCGCGCCCGCCGGGGCGCACGGGCCCCGCCCATCCGCCGCGCCGGGGACGCTCATGGCCGTCGAGGAGGAGGGGCGCCTGAGCGCGGCGGACGTGTCGGAGGCCCTGCGGAACGCGGGCATCGACACCACGCGGGTCAGGTACGGGGCGACCTGGTACCGCGTGCTCTACCGCACCACCGGCAGCGACGGCTCCCCCACCACGGCCAGCCAACTGGTCGTCCTGCCGCACAGCCGGGAGACCTCCCTGCCGGTCGTCTCGTGGCTGCACGGCACCACCGTCCACCGGGGCGAGGTCGCCTCGGTGAACCCCGCCTCCAACGACCGGCGGGCGGCCCTCCTCCTCGCCTCCACGGGCAGGGCGGTGTCCGCGCCGGACTACGTCGGGCTCGGCAGGGGCGAGGGGTTCCACCCGTACGGCGACACCGCCGCCACCGTCTCCGCCTCCGTGGACGCCCTGCGCGCCGCGCGGACCCTGGCCCTGAGCGCGGGCCGTACGCTGCGGCCCGAGGTGGCGGTCAGCGGCTTCTCCCAGGGCGCCCAGGCGACGATGACGGTGGGGCGGGCCCTCCAGCGGAAGGGCGGCGCCCCCCACTTCCGGCTCGGGGCGCTGGCACCCGTGTCGGGCCCCTTCCACGTGAGCGCCTTCGAAGCCGCGGCGGCCGACGACGCGGTCGCCCACTCCTCCCTGTACCTCGCCTACTTCGTCACCGCGTGGAACCGGATGTACGGGCTGTACGACACGCCGTCGGAGGCGTTCCGCGCCCCCTACGACCAGCGGATCGAGGAGCTGTTCGACGGCGACCACACCGCGCGCGAGCTGATGGCCGCCCTGCCCGCCACGTCGAAGGAGCTCTTCACCGCCGCCTTCCTGGAGCGGATCAGGAACCCCGACGGCGCGCTCGCCCGCGAGCTGCGCCGGCTGGACCGCGTCTGCGACTGGCGGCCCGACGCGCCCGTGCACCTCTTCCACGCCCGGGGGGACCGGGACGTGGCGTTCGCCCACGCGGAGCACTGCGCCGCCCAGTTGGAGGGCAGGCGCGCCGATCACCGCCTGACCGACCTGGGGGACCTGGACCACAACACCTCGGTGAAACGGGCCCTGCCGCGCATCGTCGACTTCCTCGACCGGCAGGCGCGCTGA